Within the Salvia hispanica cultivar TCC Black 2014 chromosome 4, UniMelb_Shisp_WGS_1.0, whole genome shotgun sequence genome, the region TGGAGCAACATAGAGAGTTTAGCCTAAACACATGGTGGAATTTGCAACAAAAACCATAGGAAACATGCCACGTTGAGTGGAATTGGGATTTGGAGACGGATCGTTGGAATGTTGGCCGaaatttcttccttttcttcttcctcctctctttctctcttttcctctcCCTTTTCTCATGTCTGAATATGTCTCCCCCCCTCCCTCCAAAACCGCCCCAGAAACCAATTTGAAACCTAAAATTCGGCAGTTTTCgagaaaaacgcccgaccgggcaaAATGGTGCCAACCCGGACTTTTTTGATGCTCACCTGGGCGTTTCCACTGTCCCCGGGCGTTTTTAATGCTGAAAACGCCCAACCCGGACGTTTTTGCCGGTTTTAACTGCTTCGCGCAACCTTCGTCAAATgtccataacttcttcatctgaactccgattgaggcgtgcaatatacccacgcgaagctatttcaaagacgaagataatggtggtaagataaaagaatttggacaccATCTTGATAGGCAAAGAACAGTTTCAATCAGACCCTACTCCACATGTACATCTatcaactaatatataataatcaaaccTTAATAGGAGAAAACTTGGAGTATAATTAGTAtcatttgattcacatcaCGTTGCTAAGCTTTTTAAAGGTGCTTCTCCTTTGGGAAGGGGTAAAGGTTGAAATGAGAAGGCGATAAGATTTCTCAACTGTCTCAGACTCCAAATCTCCACTGGCAAACGAACGTCaaatctataaataattaaagtctGAAGATTTTGAAGCTTTGCTATAGCTGGAGGGACAATACTATCAGGAATGTTGGAAGCAAGGTAAGTGAGATATATCAATTCAAATACTTGACCAAGCTCCCAATAAGAACGATCGTTTCTGCGTAAAACATGAAGAACTCTAAGTGAGGTAAAGTTCTCTACAGAGCCTTTGGGCCTATACCCTCTTTGTGGGATGCATATGATAGAAGTGGTAGACAAGCTATGTATAGAGTCTCTAAGATGTAGATCATGCCAGCTAACACTTATGCGTGGATGGTTTTGGAGGACTTGTGGAAGAAAATGTTTTCTTAAGATAGGAGTAGGGAAGTAGTCCATGACAGGAAGAAGGAACTTCTCATGCCCGGCCTGTCTCACACAAAAGTCCCGCACCATACTATGAAGCCTGCAACTTTTGATTTTGCCATCAATTTTCCAGCTAGTGATCAAAACTAGACTTTGGTTTATCAATTCCTCCAACCACCCTTCCGCCACGACTTCTACTCTTTCAGATTCATTTTGCCATTCCATAAAGCCCTCAGCTATCCAAAGTTTGATGAGTTCATGAGGCACGGATGTCATAATCTTGAGGGAAGGCTGCCATATACAAGAAACACTTCCTCAAGTGTGGAAGCAAGTGGTTGTAACTCAAAGATAATATTGATGCCAACTGCCCATCATTTACTTCAATTTGGTGCCACAACTTGGGAGTTCTAGGAATCCTCGATAAAAGTCCTGCCACAGTAACAATTGAGAGGGACAGTCCTCCACATccttttacaattttttcccCAACACTACGTAGCTCATGAAAGACAATCTTGATCTCCGAAAACCTTGTGGTGGAACAATCGCCAACTTTGTTCGTCATCCAAGAACCGCATCATATGAATTTTCTGCCCAGTGGCAGCATAAGTTGCCACTTCAATAAGCcttgtggttaatatgatCCGGCTTCCATTATGATTGTCAGGAAATAGCTTCCACACATCATCACAAACTTCCGCACTCCAAATGTCATCCATTACTCTGAGATACCTCCTCCCCAATAagattttgtaaatttcaaGCTTATGTGCTCCCTTCCAACTCGATCTACTTTTCCTTTGAGCGAAGCTAGTAATTGTGAGACAATACTTGGTATACTATAATCTTGTGATATTGTGACCCAAGCTTGATTATCAAAATGTTGATTAATCAATGGatcattataaatatgtgtagCAAGTTTGGACTTACCAAGGCCTCCCATTTCAACAATAGGGAGGATTTCTCGGTTGGATGATATGCTAATTAGCCAGTCCTTCATCTGTAATACATCTTCATCGAAACCAACCATATCATCTCTGCCCGTGGGTGGAtatattgatgatgatgatgatgtagCAGCAGTAGAATCACTTAGATCCTCACCAAAACCAACCGCAACATCACTCTCCTTGCAGTAGTCAACCACATATCCAACAGTTGAGTCGAGCTCCATAGCCAATTTCCCCAACTGATCTAAAAGTCTGACAGTTGGGCCTATGGATCCATAATCTGAGAAATTTTGCTGGGAGAAAAGATATTGAATAATCTCTTCTGATGTATTTGCGACCTCCCTTATTATTCCCTTTTCTGGAAAATGCTTGAGATTCAATTGCAGGCCAACAGCTTTGTCGTGGATGGATATAATTCGTTGTTTAACAAGAGGACTGATAAGACCATTGTCGCGTAGAAGAATTATGCGTAAGTAGTGGTGGCCACGGTtcgaaaaccgccggttccgattCGTCAAAATCatgaaccgtaaccggcccgGATACCGGttatccggttccggtttaaccgccggttccggttactaaccgccggtttttcaCCGGTTCCGGCGGTTccgggccggttccggttcggtttttttttttttttttttttaaatcttagagttataacttttattgcaATTCTATAGTAAAATCCAAAGAGAATCGATAACGATAaataattgcaattttattgatttgNNNNNNNNNNNNNNNNNNNNNNNNNNNNNNNNNNNNNNNNNNNNNNNNNNNNNNNNNNNNNNNNNNNNNNNNNNNNNNNNNNNNNNNNNNNNNNNNNNNNGTAACTAATATGAAGtgcaaattatgaaaattgatgaaCAACTTAAGTAAACAAGTAGAGAgcaaattgagagaatgaggtagagaatagagaattggagattgagagagaaatcCTTGTTAACACAAGAATGGGATGAGTAGAAGTGATGAAgaagggggtatttatagataaaaatggggggaaaatctgatattaaaaaaaaaaaaaaaaaattgatattcaaaatttgaaaaattgatcGGAAACCGCCCGGTTTTGGtcgaaaccggcggttttcctGACACAAACCGGCAGACCCTACGCCCGAACCCTAGACCTACGCTGAACCCTACGCTTTGAACCGGcgggaaccggcggttttagTGTCgaggaaccgccggttttctaACCgcaaaccgccggtttccgacacaaaccggcggttaaccgtgCTTTTTTCAGACCTACCCCTGCAACCCTACGAACCTATCGGCGAACGGCTATTTTTCcggttaaccggcggttaaccggttaaccggcggttccgaaccgcggttaaccgccggttccggttgcATATTTCTTGAACCGTAACCGAACCGTAAAAACCGTGTAACCGGATTTCGAATCGGAACCGTcgtccggttccggttccggttccgaaccacCGGTtagaaaccggcggttaaccggcAGTCCGGTTTGGTTTGGCCATGTCTATGCGTAAGGTTTGCTGCAAGGATTCCACAGCTTCATAAGCCATATCAGGTGTATGCCATCAATTTCTCAAACTAAATGctgaatttggaaaaaaaacaaaagccAAAATGCATCCGGTCAAAATTCATGAAAGCAATCGatcctttttttcaaaatgatcCTAAAACTTTTGAcccttttgaatttttgtatgtttaacattttattttattttatttatatgaaagTAACGATATTTAAGTGTAAATTTTATCAAtggttaaattttatgtttaaatataGCAAATTCTAAATGAGATTCTTAAACTGGGACAAACAGAAATTGCAAAATATGACAAGACTTTTAAActgggacagagggaatataatttttataaatttttaatataatacattaaagatatataaattattaaaaataatatatcaactAATGAGATTGTCTCATGgttgatgaaataaaaaagaatggaGATCGGGCTGTTGGTGTTTGCCATGGAAGAGGCCTCGGTCAAGGAGAGAGAAGGGCCtcttgtttcaatttttgtttttttaattgaaaatgacGTGGAGGTCGGCCTTGGAGCACCAAAGGTCAAAACATTAGCATAATAAACCACGTATAATTATTGGTTACATAATCCATAACCCTTAGGTCGGTTAGAGCATAGCAGGGCTGTCAAATTTTGCTGATTGGGTCGCTATCGGGTTAATCCAATATCGATCCAATCTTATCGAGTTCCAACCCGACCCAACCCAAATCATCGTGTTCTTATCGGGTTCAACCCAAACAGATTCGTGTCGTTCGTGCGGATTTCgtgtcatccaaaaaaatatcgatCGCGTCGGATTCGTGCGGATTTTgtgtcatccaaaaaaatattggtcACCTTTTAATGAGAGTGAATTACTACACAATATAAATGTTATACGATAACGACCGacatatgatattatataattcaaatttgatattacacgataaaataagatattacaaaattaaaataattaatttaaataatgtttaaatccaaataataaaattaaattatattaaaattaaaatctaacaaataaagttaaaataattcaaataattttttttgataaaatttaagtatgcagtaatatttttttatcataaaaaaataattaataatagtattaatcatatttttactaataaaattaaaattataatattttttaattaataaaaatatgtaaaattaaaatttaatatattattgtaattaataaaaaaatcaaaataattttttttttcttaacggataacccaacccaacccaacccaaaattAATGACCCAAATCTTAAATGTGCGTGTTCGTGTTGGGTTAACTTTGTGCGGATTCGTGTCGGAtcaaaaattgccagcccCAGACACCATAGaataattgtgtttttattgtttaatatttaaattttggaataattattgtttttttccttttctacattttactactattagagcatctccaatagcggctagcccaccggctagccgattcgcgtcgctagccggtcggctagccgaactattGGAACCGGCCAGCGGCATTTTGGCATGGAAATCGGCGAGCGCACGCCGATTTCcaggcgctggccgatgctctggccgccattgtggcgtgccgatcggcgaGCGATCAGCGAGCgcccattttttattttttatttttttgaaattttttgaaaaactatatatacgcgattttagtttcattttcatttgtaccacttgttttaacgagttttctctctcttaaatttctgtacaagagcaacatcgagcgatgagtaacgcgggtggtagcagtggtggtagtggtggtagtggtggggatacCGAGGATTACGAACGgcggatgaacgaggctatggaggcctacatgaaccgcgagatagAGCAAGTATATGCGAAGGGTCGAACAGCAGGCGGTACCTCGCCCTCCCCGCCGTTGTCCACCGTtgagcagtgattgatcgggatcacgtagccgCACATCggcggctatatgacgactacttctcAGAGAACTTGCGGTTTCCCGCAAACATGttcaggcggcgttttagaatgcgcagggagccagtggagttgtttatgcgtatcgttgacgctttggagcgtcgatataTGTATTTCCGCTTCAGacacgatgcggctggcacacccggccacacccctattcaaaagtgcacggcggcaatcaggcagttggcctacgggcGCCGCGGCAGACAcatgggatgagtacctccacatcggtgaatCGACATCCCACAGGAATATCTGATGTATTTCTGTCAGGGGCGTGATTATAATTTTCCGTGGTcggtaccttcgaagccctacccccaagattgtcaggatctgatgcagatgcacggggagcagcatgggttccccgggatgctaggcagcatagattgtatgcattgggagtggaagaagctGTCCGCACTTTGCACGGAAGGGGGCATACACGGTGACCGAGCTACAAGGAAagagaatcccacgatgatcaagaggccgtagctgattaccggctcAATGAATGCGGCATGCGTATTtaggggtagccgggtcgaacaacgacctcaacgtcctcaactcgtcacccctcttcaacgagcaATGTCAGGGTATCGGTCcggccgtctcatttgtggccaacgacaaccggcatgatatgggctactacttggcggatgggatatagcCTAGGTGGcacgtctttgtgaagacgatcaggcaTGCGGCGGATGACgggaaggcctactttgcggaacggcaGGAGTctggcgcgcaaggacgtggagcgcgcatttggtgtgctccagtctcgatgggcggcaatccAAAGGgtcaacgcgtttgtgggatgtcggctGCATTGGTgatataatgtacgcctgcattatcttgcacaatatgatcgtcgaagacgaaggcgtacaactgactaattgggccaatgacgatgaagccggttcAAGCCACGGAATGGTCACCCCTAacgtacgacgtggggtacctcacgatgaagtcggccgcctccaggcacatgccgacatgcgccaagtgaatgctcatattcaactccaaaaggatataattgaagagttgtgggcacggaagactgcacggcgatagttttttttctttattatgtaatttttttttaaaatgaatgtactttttttatatgaaattaatgaattttctcgtatatgtctcgtaaatttaattccgtaatttatcgtaaatttaattttgtaaatgtagttgtttttttgaattatttttattatgtgcTAATTTCAAGGCTGGCCTTAAGTgctagcctatttgattaaaatgatgatgtggcggTGGATTTTTAGTAACATTGATAACATGGCATGGAGAGAGAGCGGCTGGCACGCGgctggcccatttctaatatggtatcagagcgggcccaagtcgatgatggttttctctttatctcttatctacctcacgagtggaagaccgatgtcctttccggcccacatcgatgatggttctcttatctctagcattgcctacccacgtgatggaacaCCGATGTCCTTTTCGatccacacgtgagggggcgtgttaaattctctaaattctgtcccacatcgacttggtgatgatccaatctaatctatataagtgtggataaccctcccccttatgaggccttttaaggggtgagtggctcatttctaatatggtatcaaagcagggcccaagtcgatgatggtttatctctttatctcttctcttgcctacccacgtgatggaagtctgatgtgtcattccggcccacatGTGAGGGGGTGTGTTAAAATTCCCTaaatatcttgtcccacatcgacttggtgatgatccaatataatctatataagtgtggataaccctccccttatgaggccttttaaggggcgagtggctcatttctaatatggtatcagagcagggcCCAAGCCGATGATggatttattctctttatctcttctcttgcctacccacgtgatggaagtccgatgtgtcattccggtccacacgtgagggggcgtgttaaaattctaatatcttgtcccacatcggcttggtgatgatcctagcttctctatataagtgtggataaccctcccccttatgaggccttttaaggagtgagtggcccatttctaatatggtatcagagcgggcccaagtcgatgatggttttctctttatctcttatctacctcacgagtggaagaccgatgtcctttccggcccacatcgatgatggttctctagcattgcctacccacgtgatggaagaccgatgtcctttcccgcccacacgtgagggggcgtgttaaattctctaaattctgtcccacatcgacttggtgatgatccaatctaatctatataagtgtggataaccctccccttatgaggccttttaaggggtgagtggcccatttctaataggGTGTGTTAAATTCTCCAAATCCTTATCCCATATCGGCTTGGTGACATCCTATCTATAAGGATGGATAAACCTACGCCTTATGAGACTTTTAAGGGTGAATGGCTTTGACCTATTgacattggagatgctcttatacaATTGGCATCTTAACCGTCACACAATCTCCACCATGTCACCACCGGTCATCGCGTCCCTATCTCCCGCCGCCGCTCCGCCTCTACTAAAGTCTCTACACTCAGCAGAACCAccacctcaactctcccgaccCGAAATCACCTCGATATCGCGCCGCGCAGCCGCCGTTTTGCTCTCCTCAGTCATCATTCCCATCCTCCGACCGCCTCTCGCCTCCGCATTCTCAATCGGCATCTGTACTtctcattttctcaatttcattcGACACATTTCTCATAAACATAGACGTATGGTTCAATTgcatgtcaattttttttgtttttgaactTCGATTAGCAGGACCGAAGGAGTGGCTTAAGGAGCAGAAGAAGAAGTCGTTTAAATTTCTGTTAGCTCCGGTT harbors:
- the LOC125220881 gene encoding putative late blight resistance protein homolog R1B-17, whose translation is MDDIWSAEVCDDVWKLFPDNHNGSRIILTTRLIEVATYAATGQKIHMMRFLDDEQSWRLFHHKPSLKIMTSVPHELIKLWIAEGFMEWQNESERVEVVAEGWLEELINQSLVLITSWKIDGKIKSCRLHSMVRDFCVRQAGHEKFLLPVMDYFPTPILRKHFLPQVLQNHPRISVSWHDLHLRDSIHSLSTTSIICIPQRGYRPKGSVENFTSLRVLHVLRRNDRSYWELGQVFELIYLTYLASNIPDSIVPPAIAKLQNLQTLIIYRFDVRLPVEIWSLRQLRNLIAFSFQPLPLPKGEAPLKSLAT
- the LOC125220882 gene encoding probable disease resistance protein RF9; protein product: MILTNRNRRFSNRGHHYLRIILLRDNGLISPLVKQRIISIHDKAVGLQLNLKHFPEKGIIREVANTSEEIIQYLFSQQNFSDYGSIGPTVRLLDQLGKLAMELDSTVGYVVDYCKESDVAVGFGEDLSDSTAATSSSSSIYPPTGRDDMVGFDEDVLQMKDWLISISSNREILPIVEMGGLGKSKLATHIYNDPLINQHFDNQAWVTISQDYSIPSIVSQLLASLKGKVDRVGREHISLKFTKSYWGGGISE